GAATCGGGGTGGCTCCCTTTCTTTTCTACCTTTCGGAACTCAGAAACCGGGGACTTCCCACCCGGCTCTTTTACGGGGGACGGAGCCGTGGGGACCTCCTGCGGGTGGACCGGCTCCGGGAGCTTTCCGGGGCGCTGGTACTTACCACCGAAGACGGCTCCAGGGGACGGAAGGGGCTCGTCACCGACCCCCTTTCCAGGGCCCTCGGGAGGGAGAGACCGGCCCTAATGGTGGCCTGCGGCCCGCCGGGACTGCTCAAGGCGGTGGGGCGTCTTGCGGAGGCCCGGGGAATTCCGGCCTACCTCTCCCTGGAGGCTCTTATGGCCTGCGGGAGAGGGCTCTGCCTAGGCTGCGCGGTGGCCAGACGCGGTGGAGGCACGCTCAAGGTCTGCGTGGAGGGGCCGGCGGTGGATTCCCGGGAGGTGGATCTTGAGACCCTGGTCTGAAATCCCCCATCTTTCCCTCAGGAATCCCCTCTTTCTGGCCTCGGGCACCTGGGGCTTCGGGGAAACGCTTCCACCGCGGGTAATCTCCGCCGCCGGGGCCCTGGTGACCAAGGGCGTATCCCTGAACCCCCGAACGGGAAATCCTCCGCCCCGGCTCTCCGAGACCCCCTGCGGCCTCATCAACTCCATAGGGCTTGAAAATCCGGGACTTTCCACCTTTCGCGAGAGGATCCTACCGCGTCTTCTCTCCCACGGGCCACCGGTGGTGGTGAACATCCTGGGGGAATCCGAGGAGGAATTTCTGGATCTGGTGCGAGGCCTCGCGGAAAGCGGCGTGGCGGGTTTCGAGGTCAACATCTCCTGTCCCAATGTAAAGAAAGGGGGCATCGCCTTTGCCGGGGATCCGGAGGGGGTGTTTCGTCTGGTGCGGAGGCTGCGGGAGGAGTGGAAGGGATTTCTGGCGGTGAAACTTTCCCCGGTGGGACCGGTGCTGGAGGTGGCCCGGGCGGCGGAGGAGGCCGGAGCCAGCGCCCTCACCTGCGCCAACACCTATCCGGCCCTTTCGGTAGATCTCTCCCGGGGGCGGCCCCGTTTTCATCAGGGAGGACTTTCCGGTCCGGCCATAAAACCCCTCACCCTCCGCCTGGTCTACGAGCTTTCCCGAAAGGTAAAGGTTCCTCTCATCGCCTCCGGGGGGATAATCACCGGACGCGACGCCTACGAGTATTTCCTCTGCGGAGCCCGGGCCTTTCAGGTGGGCACGGCCACCCTGATCGATCCCGAGGCCCCCCTGCGCATCCTCTCGGAGCTTGACGCTTTCCTCAAATCCGACTTTAGCCACGGGTAAAAATGGGAATGCTTGAACTCCTGACCGGCAAGCGCCCCCGGGAGGACTCGAACCTCCGACTCCAGGATTAGGAAGTATCTCTGAACCTTTCAATCTTTATCAATCTCATTTTTTCTTTTGATTTTAGCAAATCTTTTTTGTTCAAACCCAACTTTGACACCCCGGGCAAAAAAATTCTCTTGTATCAACGGTTTTCGGGCACACTACCTCCACGTTC
The window above is part of the Thermosulfurimonas sp. F29 genome. Proteins encoded here:
- a CDS encoding dihydroorotate dehydrogenase electron transfer subunit; this translates as MIRVRVKGQRRLSPGYLLLDLEAPEVAERARPGQFVRVKAWWGRDPLLPRPFSVHEVLGGRIRLLYGVRGPGTETLSRLSRGDVLLLDGPLGRPFPLPERGPVWLVAGGIGVAPFLFYLSELRNRGLPTRLFYGGRSRGDLLRVDRLRELSGALVLTTEDGSRGRKGLVTDPLSRALGRERPALMVACGPPGLLKAVGRLAEARGIPAYLSLEALMACGRGLCLGCAVARRGGGTLKVCVEGPAVDSREVDLETLV
- a CDS encoding dihydroorotate dehydrogenase — translated: MRPWSEIPHLSLRNPLFLASGTWGFGETLPPRVISAAGALVTKGVSLNPRTGNPPPRLSETPCGLINSIGLENPGLSTFRERILPRLLSHGPPVVVNILGESEEEFLDLVRGLAESGVAGFEVNISCPNVKKGGIAFAGDPEGVFRLVRRLREEWKGFLAVKLSPVGPVLEVARAAEEAGASALTCANTYPALSVDLSRGRPRFHQGGLSGPAIKPLTLRLVYELSRKVKVPLIASGGIITGRDAYEYFLCGARAFQVGTATLIDPEAPLRILSELDAFLKSDFSHG